The genome window tattaaaattaatattatctctttacaattatataagaaattatttaatatataaattaaaaatactaattaatctaaaccctaaatcgtTAACCCCTAtcctttaaaccctaaattaaaaaactaactagtctaaaccctaaaccctaacctgacCCCTAAATTCCTAAACCCtataaatccctaactcttaacccctaacctctaatcccctaacccctaaaccttaaatctcaacccttaaaccataatccctaatccctaatccctaaatccatactccctaaaccttacaCTATTAACTCTTAAACtgaccttaaatcttaaattaactaTATACcttaaactaaaaaccctaaactatagtgataattaatttaatattttaaaattaatactatctcttttacgattatataagaaattatttaatatataaattaaaaacaatcaagaatgtacccaaaaattttaaaattattttaaatattagtattttaatttttccatttttaacaaatatttttctatgtttttatttcaaattatttctacgtgtcattatttcaaatttatccatttttaacagatattcaattaaaataaattgaattttaattaatataaataaaccaattaaatagtaaatagacagataaaatgtttttgcggcgctttttcaaaaacgccgctaaagcttcgagcattagcggcgcttcttggaaaacgccgctacagcctcgagcattagcggtgctttttcaaaaacaccgctaaCTCCCCGAGCACTAGCGGCACTTTTtggaaaatgccgctaaagccccgagtagcggcgcttcttggaaaacaccgctaaagccctgagcattagcggcgctttttcaaaaacgccactaaagccccGAAAGGTCATAAAACGATGCCgctgggcttaggttttttgcggcgttttttccaaaaaaacgccgctaatgctcatttttagcggcACTTTCTTGAAAGCGCCGTAATTCTCaatctttagcggtgttttacgtaaagtgccgctaatgcttgatttttagcggcattttttatccaaacgccgctaaaaatgccgctaaaagcgtgtaagataaatattatttctataattatatagatctttatttctaaaattaaaaaaataaataaaaatatttaaaaatttattcctaaaattgaaattaaaaaaaattataattacgaAAAAGGAATGAGATTACTTAGAATTGAACCCAAGCTCTCATACATAAAACATAATACTCCTGCCATTAAGCTAAAAGATTATTGgcaattaaattaatgttattttactttttgaatcatcaattatatatattataataattttatctttgaatttttttataattaaattataaatcatatgcataatattacaaatatattatctgttaaaaacttaaatatatattttaagttgtttctatcttttaaaatttatttcattaataattttaattaatatgtagttatttaaataataataattttataaaacacatgggatagaaaattaattacttaaaataaaacaattctaataaaaagagtttaaaaacaaaaattgaattcaACCATGAGATCATCCTTCATCTTTCTCGAGCTCATTTGAATACAACCATGAGATCATCTTTGATCTTTCTCCAACTCATCTTTCTTAGaaataagtaatatataataaagtcaacaaagaattttatataagttttatatataaaattgggAGGTcactctcaaaattttctttttctccctgAACAAGTCTTCTTCCTATGTTTTTTGTTTGGACTATCAATAGTTTCTGTCAGACGACGTTATTGCTTTTTGATTCATGTTTGTTCTTATgactttgattaaaaaattgaaaatttcatcttattctagaaatatttgtataaaaaaatccTCCAATCTTTTTCCTCTCCGCCTTATTATAAATTACTTATTGATTATTAGGAAAAATGAGATCTCACAAAATCTAGGAGAAAGGCCGAATGCAATGGAAAGAATAGAATTAGATGAAGCAAAGCTACAAGGGCAAGCAGAGATATGGCGTTACCTGTACAGCTTCACAGATTTCATTGCGCTTACGTCTGCCGTGCAGCTCCGCATAGCTGACATAATACACTCTAATGGTGGTGCCGCCACTTTGTCGCAAATAGCTTCATGCATTAGTGACGGCCATACTTCCACAGATATCACCGCCCTTGCTCGCATAATGAGATTGCTTGTTCGCAGAAAGATTTTCACTATCCACCCTCCTTCAGACGGTGGAGATCCCTTGTACAACTTAACTCACTCATCAAGATGGCTTCTACATGACTCGGAGCAAACCCTGGCGCCCTTGGTACTAATGGAGAACCATCCATGGCAAATGGCTCCTTGGCACTACGTTAGTCAGTGCGTGAAAGAAGGTGGCACTGCCTTCAAGAAAGCTCATGGGTGTGAGATATGGGATTTAGCATCGAGGGATCCTGAtttcaacaagctttttaaTGATGGCGTGGCTTGTACTTCCAAGTTCATTACCAGTGCAATCCTGTCAGGTTACAAACAAGGGTTCAATTCCATTGGATTGTTGGTTGATGTCGGAGGTGGGACAGGAGGCTTAATATCAGAGATCGTCAAAGTATATCCACACATCAAAGGTGTTAACTTTGATTTGCCGCATGTCGTCTCGACAGCACCGGCATACAATGGGGTCTCCCATATTGGTGGTGACATGTTTCATGCCATTCCAAATACCGATGCAATCATTATAAAGGTACTTATTTAAATCATGAATTTAAATTCGTTTTTCATGGAGTATAGCATCaagaaatttttacaaatattgtaACTACGGGGACACGATTATTGTTTTTATCTCTTGTAATTGTGAGAGTGAAAATACACGATTCAAGGTATAAAAATCTAAGCAGTcgaattctattaaaaataccATAGAGATTTTTGTATTATAGActacataattttttatctttgtaCCTTTAAAAAGGCTTTACATGAATATTACTCCCAACacgaataaaattaaacttagaccataaaacagtaaaaaaatttataataattgaaataatttgttaaTCTTATGGGTAATTCTAAGTATTATATCAACAATAGCAGATACAAtcgaacctataatgagattgttcaaaaaaatgcAAACGATAAtcatatgatttttataatgatgtttaaaccaatttattttgtttaaacagTAAGAGATTATAAATTCACAGGGACAAATTTCGATTACTAGAAagatttaaataaagaaaataattttctttaataaaaaaaaccagaCATGACAGGAGGCCACAAGGTGAGGAAAGTtccataaaaaggaaaaatataatgCTATATCcataagggttttttttttggggtgattttaattaaaaaattaagtaacgAAGAAAATGTTAAGATAATTACTTTTAGGTTGCAAATCATATGTTTTTGTTGGTTACCAGAATTAACTTAATAGTAATAGAAGATTAATATTATGCCAtggaattttaattaagtttcagcACTATTTAGAATGgttaacaacatattttaagtaatattaattatatgaaaataactagatattaattttttgtatgttttttatttgcagTGGGTATTGCATAATTGGAATGATGAGGaatgcataaaaatattaaggaaTTGTAAGAAAGCAATACCAAGAGAGAATGGAAAAGTGATAATTGTCgaaataattttgaaagaagaTGGAAGTGGAGTGTTTGATGATATTGGATTTCTGATGGACCTCGTAATGTTTGCACATAACAGTGGTAAAGAGAGAACAGAGGCGGAATGGAAGAAAATCTTGGAAGGAGGAGGCTTTTCTCACTACAAAATCATTAACATCCCTGCATTGGTTTCCATCATAGAGGCGTATCCTGATGCTTAGTAGCTTTTTAGCATAATGATAGTGGTGGGGATTTAATTTCCTATTTTATGAATCTTCCTTTGTTTCATTTAGGCGTCAATAAATGTATGTGATTGTgttattctctcttttcttattCTCTGTTGTAATAGGTCAGTTTTATTCtggccaaaataaaataataataaataaaacaaaatattaaagtccaataaaaaataacagtccatttacaatatgccccaaataaaaaaaaactctaacccAAAGTTACAAGCCTAATAGCCTAAACATCTTTTCAGAAACAGAAACCTTAACCTTAGCCTGCGCGCGGCCGCCTCCACCTCGCCGGCGGTCTCGTCGCCAGTGGTGTAACACCTCTAATCTGTGTCCGTCACCGTATTGGAATTACGAGGCATTTTCAGACTtaatgcatatatttattttatttatttatttattattttttaaaaaaatcaattgataaACATTAGCTACTGCTGTACAGCCCAATTTTATACCTGGGCCCAATTAACCTTCAGCCCATTGCAAACCTACCCAAAACCCAATACAACACAAcccaaacaaatttaaccctaaGCCCAATGGCCCAACAAACTAAacaattttcagaaaaaaaaaaaagaaacaacagAAACCCTATCCCCCCTAgatgcggcgcacctagggccTTCTGCCACCGTCCCATCACCCCACTTGCTACCGCCTCTGACCAGCGCCGCGCGGCCTCACCTGCTCCCAACTGCTTACCTGCAAACAAGTAAACAAAGCAACAACAATAagcaaataatagaaaaattgtaaaaggctatataaagccattcaaattttttaaagaggggattttttttgttttgaaatcgGTATAAAAACTTATTGAAACCATTGTAACGTGcatcctttttttgtttttttcctggtttttgagaaataaaaagaggagattcaaacaaaaagtaaaaaaaaaagtcccGAAAGCAAAGGTTTttacttttgttcttttttcgaaaccttttatccatttttttaattgctctcttttaatatacatatatatacaatatatatatatatatataaaggggGAAAAATGCACCTTTTCAAACTTTCTGGCCACCGCGGACGACGCGCCGTCACCGGTGACTGGCGGCCGGTGCGGCGATGGTCGGCCGATCCTCTGGCCGGATCCTAGGCAGCAGTCAGAGAAGGAGAGggtgtttttgaaattttttttgaaaagaagtagaaaatgaaatgttttgaaaaaaagttGGCTTAAATAGGCTtcccaaacgacgtcgttttgggcagccttctcaggcaccaaaacggcgccgttttaaggCCGACCCGATCTGCCCGACCCGCTCCAGGCCAAGATCCGCGCTTTTTTTagcggaagggctaattgcGCTATCAGCCATttcgtttttaaataattttgcaatCAAGTTCtattcctttttaaattttccctGTAATTTATGTTGATTTACCATCTGGTCCATTTTGAAACGCAGTACTTTGGAGGGCGggaatattttccattttggtccctatattttgaCGCGTGTTACATTTGGGCcccgattttttttaaatttggatcttttttatttttctttcaacttagTCCCTTTcgcgttttatttctaatttgggctctcaattctatttttaacttcattttaatACAGTTTTcgtttattatcattttttttatatttatatctatatatatacatacattttcataatatatatgtacattttttataacatatttaatatgtacatacatacatatattttatatattttataatctatatagatatacattttacgaatatatatacatatttatgtgttttttataaattctatatacatatatgtgtatatacatacttacataaacttttatatttaataattttaaaatacatatatacatatatttttcatattttatatatttatgtacataCACACGTTTTATAACGTACAtacttatatttcatatatttttgtattttataatctatatacatatatatgtaaatacttatatttttatatgttataattcatatatatcttttatttattttcttcatttatttatttatttacacgtccgttattattatttattatgctttagaatttttatttgtttattacttGTTATTGTGCATACgtgattgattttatatatatatttgtcttcttatttatttatcttttgttgttgcttgtattattttacttacatcatcatcattgttattccattacacccatttttatttagatttcaaaaaagaaattttaaaaatataagtaatactcggtatttgggatcttcgagagaatcgagccctaacgtattgggtttcgattttcttcgttgaacctaaataatcgagattactctttaaaaaaataacaaaaagctcattatcgggaattcaatacgttgtgtcctaacgcattggatatgacacgttgttttcccGATATGaggattttttcttaaaaaaacaataaaggcagtattttgcatttggaaattcaagaaggtcgtaccctaacttactgggtttcgattttcacggTGAATCTAAATACACGAGTCTTTTTTCAAACCTAAGCTTTAAACGACCTCGGAAGTTAAGAAAAGATCAAGTCCTAACTTACTTGGCCTGAtccattttttctaaaatctgAGAtaactaaatatcttttaaataagtaaattttggcattcattcgtgtatcgggaattcgagacattgtgtcttAACTTACTGAATATGATGCTTTtttcgattaacgtgaaatatacttcttttcccaaaaattctcaacattttaatacaatgattgtatttttaattcttcaaagttttcaattctggacatcaagacattagctaatcaactaggtaccaatttttgggcgttacgagggtgctaatccttcctcgtacgtaaccaaCTCTCAAACCCGTTTTCTGAATTTtatggaccaaaatcgttgttttaataaaatcaaatcgtttattaaaaacaactacttttcaaggtgatccgatcacaccttatcaaaaaggattggtggcgacactcgttttcgttttcatttttaaaatccaagtcgaccccgtttcatcaaaaaatggtgtcaacagcttggcgactccactggggaaccaaaataagagagtcaagccattagttgattttttttgtcttttttcaaaaattgaaaacttggtttaaatgtaCGATCCTTTCATTGTATTTCATCGGTCTTTATTACAATTTTCATCATTGTGGTTTATAATTGCTGTGTTGGTTTAAATTTAGGTAtctttctgcacattgcattgcataaccgttggtcacacccttttaagtgggagtgagaagctactccttcgtgaggttttcacctccgtgcaggatagtggatcactttcgggatacatctatacctatgtcttcgtgagattttcatctccatgctgccatagggaaatgtattcccctgaaccgaactcggtctgtatgagcctataatgggcgaggatcaaggaatctgctggttcaggtacctttactttagagccGAACCGTATGTAGTGAAcctaagagcctaccctaggtagaaccacttcaaacccctagtggCCACTTgaataggtgttctatttattctttcttgcttttgctttgtactaacctgtttcgttttgttttggttatgattgcattgcattttcatcataaaaaataggtgttgattcaaatttgattgctaaataaaaaagcttgtcatggaaaatgaatttcttaataaagtggatgacaatacggttgtccgaatatagtccaagaaaacgtgataagagaaggatgatagtttaatggaggactacatgACCATTGCTCCGTTGGCCGAGGATTCaaaatgacaaagattattcgagagtcgctgaactttcttaaagagaagctaACGAGCATCACGATGATGAATGAGTAACGGGTCGAGGCCCAGATCAAGCAAAAAAGAGATAGAAGAGAAGTTCCTTTTGAGGAGtttgtgagatttatcttaacgcttGAATAAAGAAGAGGATCAAATGTCTCCGCCTAcgagggcaaagccgtatatatatccgctttatgtaaagagatttgttttctagtaaagttgttctaatagaattgaaacaaaaatcaacgtctctttttgcattcatttcatgcatttgcattacatcgCATCCTATGCATTAGATTTTTACAAAATGatcgtaattaattaaaattatgacagttaccctggaaaccaacaaaaatctACCAATTAGATATCACTACGGTACCCGtctcaaaacaaaagaaatggaCCAGAGATTAGAAAGACTGGAACAATTgcaaaaggagatgcaagatCAGATACAAGAAAAACTAGCTAAAATGCAACAAGACATGGAAAAATCCCAAAGAGATTTATTGAGTCATTTAAAGCAGTTAATGGCTAAGAGGCATGATAAGGGAAAGAGCCCTGTGGTAAACTCCGGGGATGATCATGAAGACCCTGCCTATCCTCCAGGTTTTGCCCCAACTAATATCTAGGCGCAACCAGGGGTGTACCCACAGAGGGTACCTGTCACCATTAGCTCCCAATACCAAGTCGGTGCCACGGCATCGATGAACTTTCCAATAGGCTTGGGTTCTAATCCTCGGGATAATCCTACCAATCCCGTGGTTCCTGATCTCGACAATGTAGCAGAAATGGAAAAAGGCAATAGCGGACCTGCCAAAACAACTAAAAGACCGGTGTAAATGGCTAGATGAGAAGTTTAAAGCCATGGAAAATACCGATTACCATCGAGGAATGGACGCTAAAGATTTGAGCTTGGTACCTGATTTGGTGCTCCCTCCCAAATTTAGAATGTCGGAGTTTGAGAAGTATAACGGAACTAGTTGCCTTGAAGCTCATGTCACTATGTTCTATCAAAGGATGACGGGATACATCAATAATGACCCACTGTTGATTCACTGCTTCCAAGATAGTTTGATCAGGTTAGCGGCAAGACAGTACAACCAATTGAGCCGGGCCGACATCCACTCATGGAAGGACTTGGCACAGGCTTTTATGAAGCAATACAGCCATGTAACAGACATGACACCTGACAGAATTACACTacagaatatggaaaagaagccaGGTGAGAGCTTCAGACAATATGCCCAAAGATGGAGAGAGGTAGCGACACAAGTTTAGCGACCTCTTTTGGAGAAAGAAACCACGAtacttttcatcaacactctgaaagcaccgttcattaaccatatgttaggaagtgctaccATGAGCTTCTCAGATGTAAGGATGTCTGGcgagatgattgaaaatgccataAGAAGTGGGAAGATAGATGTGGGGGAAAGTGCCAAAAGATCAACCCCAAAgcacaaagaaaatgaagtgagCAACCTGAGCTTGTATAATAAAGGGTATTCAAAATCAGTCACTGTAGGCCAGCCAAGGACGGTAGCAGCTAGCTATCAAGGCCCCTCAAAACAAGAATCTAACTCGAGGCCAAACAGAGAAATACTCTAGTTCACACCCATATCGGTGACGTATAAGGAGTTATATCAGAATCTGTTTGATGCGCATGTAGTAGCTTCTTTCTACTCAAAACCCCCACAACCTTCttaccccaaatggtacgacagAATGCACAATGCGAtaatcatgcgggaattacaggacattctatagaaaattgcattgcctttaaagaagtggttgaaaggcttatcagtatgggcattgtcaaattGGATGATTTATCTAGTGCAGAAAAtctgctacccaatcatgattgaaagtggagtgaatgcaatgcatgaagaagttgggaaatgttcacatcaatgatatttgtgaaaaagacaACTGAAAATGGACCTCATTAGATATTtgcccttataaacttgggagtgttctaaataattagaCTACAGAAGATatccctgtagtatttagagcttacttagagtaatattcagaacacacttgttgctttcagcctaaAGGCaacaagaactcttttgtgaaataggctcatgtttGAACgtcgttattttaatgaaatatatttttacgatcatttttgagccaatattctttcattctttgtgaataattatttttattctttcattctttcttccaaaccattctttcattcattcataatcatactgtatagataattattcttaaatttatacattctttgtatattctttcgTACCTACAATacgtccccagatatcaatg of Gossypium raimondii isolate GPD5lz chromosome 3, ASM2569854v1, whole genome shotgun sequence contains these proteins:
- the LOC105794888 gene encoding xanthohumol 4-O-methyltransferase, yielding MERIELDEAKLQGQAEIWRYLYSFTDFIALTSAVQLRIADIIHSNGGAATLSQIASCISDGHTSTDITALARIMRLLVRRKIFTIHPPSDGGDPLYNLTHSSRWLLHDSEQTLAPLVLMENHPWQMAPWHYVSQCVKEGGTAFKKAHGCEIWDLASRDPDFNKLFNDGVACTSKFITSAILSGYKQGFNSIGLLVDVGGGTGGLISEIVKVYPHIKGVNFDLPHVVSTAPAYNGVSHIGGDMFHAIPNTDAIIIKWVLHNWNDEECIKILRNCKKAIPRENGKVIIVEIILKEDGSGVFDDIGFLMDLVMFAHNSGKERTEAEWKKILEGGGFSHYKIINIPALVSIIEAYPDA